One genomic segment of uncultured Desulfobacter sp. includes these proteins:
- the draG gene encoding ADP-ribosyl-[dinitrogen reductase] hydrolase, producing MQSVQIPDRKQIVEKAKGAFVGLAVGDALGATTEFMTPEEIKLQYGVHKQIIGKGWLYLKAGQVTDDTEMSICIGRAIRNSQGWNLTAVADEFANWVKGRPIDVGSTCARGIRNYILHQTLEAAPSRWSAGNGALMRMLPVALYTLGNEDFLAQYVVEQAHLTHNNPLSDAACIFFGRLLHEAMMGATLNQLLIHTDLFVDEHPDFRYRPYPGKSSAYVVDTVQTVFHFLYSTVTFEECLIGTVNQGGDADTTGALVGMLAGAVYGIEGIPKRWLKRLDSRVYSEVDELSEYLVEHSPAFLPLND from the coding sequence ATGCAATCGGTTCAGATACCTGACAGAAAACAAATTGTGGAAAAGGCAAAAGGGGCCTTTGTCGGTCTTGCCGTTGGCGATGCTTTAGGGGCGACTACCGAGTTCATGACACCCGAGGAAATCAAATTACAATATGGTGTACATAAACAGATCATTGGGAAAGGATGGTTGTATCTTAAAGCCGGTCAAGTGACGGATGACACGGAAATGTCCATTTGTATCGGGCGGGCCATTCGAAATTCCCAGGGATGGAATCTTACCGCCGTTGCCGATGAATTTGCCAATTGGGTGAAAGGACGCCCGATTGATGTCGGCTCAACATGTGCCAGGGGAATCAGAAACTACATTCTCCACCAAACCCTTGAAGCGGCACCGAGTCGTTGGAGTGCCGGAAACGGGGCCTTGATGCGCATGCTTCCCGTTGCGCTTTACACCTTGGGCAATGAAGATTTCCTTGCGCAATATGTGGTGGAACAGGCCCATCTGACCCACAATAATCCTTTGTCCGATGCGGCATGTATTTTTTTTGGCCGCCTGCTCCATGAGGCCATGATGGGTGCTACATTGAATCAACTTCTGATCCATACCGACCTTTTTGTGGATGAACATCCGGATTTTCGTTATCGTCCGTATCCGGGTAAAAGCTCTGCCTATGTTGTGGACACGGTGCAGACCGTTTTTCACTTTCTATATTCAACTGTCACCTTTGAAGAGTGCCTTATCGGTACGGTAAACCAGGGGGGGGATGCAGATACGACCGGTGCATTGGTGGGGATGCTTGCCGGTGCTGTCTATGGGATCGAGGGAATACCCAAGCGCTGGTTAAAACGATTGGATTCTCGTGTTTATTCAGAGGTCGATGAACTTTCAGAATATTTGGTGGAACACTCTCCGGCATTTTTACCGTTGAATGATTAA
- a CDS encoding fumarylacetoacetate hydrolase family protein: MKYQHIFNDGSVCDLPVGKVVCVGRNYVDHIKELDNPMPTDPILFIKPATSLQPISQPIVIPDFTEDCHNETELAVLIGKDISRVSREEVEAAVAGYGIALDLTLRDIQKSLKEKGLPWEKAKAFDGSCPISPFIRPDDLPNPQDTRLKLEVNGQVRQDESTKLMINKIFDLIVYMSGFFTLLPGDVVLTGTPAGVAALKSGDQLALELDDRFGFSTSVV, from the coding sequence ATGAAATATCAGCATATATTTAACGACGGGTCTGTGTGCGATCTGCCGGTGGGAAAGGTGGTTTGTGTCGGTCGCAATTATGTAGACCATATCAAGGAACTGGACAATCCCATGCCCACGGATCCTATTTTGTTTATCAAACCGGCAACATCGCTGCAGCCGATCAGTCAGCCCATTGTAATCCCTGATTTTACAGAGGACTGTCACAATGAAACGGAATTGGCCGTGTTGATCGGCAAGGATATCAGCAGGGTAAGCCGGGAAGAGGTTGAGGCTGCGGTTGCCGGTTATGGAATTGCATTGGATCTGACATTGCGGGATATCCAGAAATCCCTGAAGGAGAAAGGCCTGCCCTGGGAGAAGGCAAAAGCATTCGACGGTTCCTGTCCGATCTCTCCATTTATTAGGCCTGATGACCTTCCAAACCCCCAGGATACGCGGTTGAAACTGGAAGTGAATGGCCAGGTGCGGCAGGATGAGAGTACTAAATTGATGATTAACAAAATATTTGACTTGATTGTTTACATGTCCGGTTTTTTTACACTGTTGCCCGGCGATGTCGTGCTTACCGGAACCCCGGCCGGTGTAGCCGCGTTGAAATCAGGTGACCAGCTGGCATTGGAACTTGACGACCGGTTTGGCTTCTCTACATCTGTTGTATGA
- a CDS encoding HAMP domain-containing sensor histidine kinase, whose amino-acid sequence MQILNPSRWYLHPVFIFACSIFALATFLVLTVSLYMEIRSALEVVMLKFNIAPQVIFPSKTGMTILVLSLLIFVVLAGIFLAFIYYQKTVNLFRLQHNFIYNFTHELKTPVTSIRLYLETFIRHPMDPGDVKKYSTAMLKDVDRLTENIDRILNLARIESQNFGSKVTRESLVVLLKDFCRKNASLFRDLEVKIENPSGGRFEYPINSFLLDILLTNIFSNAIRYNESSTPSLTILFKSYLQKVTIDFIDNGIGVDKEDAKKIFRKFYQGDRNSHQANTGSGLGLYLVSSIAAIHGWRASVSSEGKGKGAKFTITIPRASIASVRDKELWKRLKKNVF is encoded by the coding sequence ATGCAAATTCTGAACCCTTCCCGGTGGTATCTCCATCCGGTGTTTATTTTTGCCTGTTCCATTTTTGCCCTTGCCACATTTCTGGTCCTTACGGTCAGTCTTTACATGGAGATCCGTTCTGCCCTTGAAGTGGTGATGCTAAAGTTCAACATTGCACCCCAGGTCATTTTTCCCTCCAAAACAGGTATGACAATACTTGTCCTGAGCCTCTTGATATTCGTGGTTCTGGCCGGCATTTTTTTAGCTTTTATCTATTACCAGAAAACGGTGAACCTGTTCCGCCTACAGCACAATTTTATCTATAATTTTACCCACGAACTGAAAACGCCTGTCACGTCTATTCGCCTTTATCTTGAGACCTTTATTCGTCACCCCATGGACCCTGGGGACGTAAAAAAATACAGTACTGCAATGCTCAAGGATGTTGACCGGCTCACGGAAAATATAGACCGGATTCTTAATCTGGCACGCATAGAGAGCCAAAATTTTGGATCAAAGGTGACCCGGGAAAGCCTTGTGGTACTTTTAAAGGATTTTTGCCGGAAAAATGCTTCCTTGTTCAGGGATCTTGAGGTAAAGATTGAAAATCCGTCCGGGGGCAGATTTGAGTATCCGATAAATTCTTTTTTATTGGATATCCTGCTGACCAATATTTTTTCAAATGCCATCCGTTACAATGAAAGCAGCACACCCAGTTTGACCATTTTGTTTAAAAGTTACTTGCAGAAAGTTACCATAGATTTTATTGATAATGGTATAGGTGTAGATAAAGAGGATGCAAAGAAAATTTTTCGAAAATTTTACCAGGGGGACAGGAATAGTCATCAGGCAAATACAGGATCCGGCCTTGGGTTGTATCTTGTTTCAAGTATTGCTGCCATTCATGGTTGGCGTGCCTCGGTTTCCAGTGAAGGTAAGGGAAAAGGCGCTAAATTTACCATTACCATCCCCCGGGCAAGTATTGCTAGCGTCAGAGATAAAGAGTTATGGAAACGGCTGAAAAAAAACGTATTCTGA